One region of Solanum pennellii chromosome 6, SPENNV200 genomic DNA includes:
- the LOC107021246 gene encoding non-functional pseudokinase ZED1-like, producing the protein MVMPFFRVLAAKNPLSSASAVRRKKEHDCYLKNGSAVLEEFLALCDGNCRIPIRYFSAVEINNAIKHSKTIILDRADVYVVTGLLDNRPVFVRFNAWECNNIHRDIAITAQMSHLKNVLRLVGCCLELEQSVMVYEYVEAISLCDLLYKKSNPDDQTRKSLCWGNRLRVARDVASAVLFLHTEFTTPIIHRNIKPSNVIIDEKSGVAKIVDFSLSISLPPGELELQDEWVRGTIGYIAPEYQQQGIITQKTDVYSFGVLLFQLLTGKDVYGISNRVDSTNLGKRINFEEAAESNIAEGSSVDSTYSTETIDFINIATDPYIEEDSVIDITDPIILEEHGIEIQQQLEDYLDLVKKCTADKADDRPYMIHVARELCRMEKSFRSWSK; encoded by the coding sequence ATGGTGATGCCTTTCTTCAGGGTACTCGCAGCGAAAAATCCTCTTTCCTCTGCCTCTGCTGTGAGGCGGAAGAAAGAGCATGATTGTTATTTAAAGAATGGAAGTGCGGTGCTTGAGGAGTTTCTTGCTTTATGCGATGGAAATTGCAGAATTCCCATCCGTTACTTCTCTGCCGTTGAGATCAACAACGCAATAAAACACTCTAAAACCATAATATTGGACCGTGCCGATGTGTATGTGGTTACGGGCTTGCTGGACAATCGCCCTGTATTTGTTAGATTCAATGCATGGGAATGCAACAATATACACCGAGATATAGCGATTACTGCTCAAATGAGTCATCTCAAGAATGTGTTGAGACTTGTCGGTTGCTGTCTAGAATTAGAACAGTCAGTTATGGTGTATGAATACGTTGAAGCTATATCTCTTTGCGATCTACTTTACAAAAAAAGTAATCCTGATGATCAAACTAGAAAATCACTGTGTTGGGGAAACCGGTTACGAGTTGCGCGTGATGTTGCTTCTGCAGTTCTTTTCCTCCATACTGAATTTACTACGCCAATCATCCACAGGAATATAAAGCCATCTAATGTGATAATAGATGAGAAGAGCGGTGTTGCCAAAATAGTGGACTTCTCACTCTCCATATCATTGCCTCCAGGGGAATTGGAGCTACAAGATGAATGGGTGCGTGGAACAATTGGGTATATAGCACCAGAATATCAGCAGCAGGGTATTATTACTCAAAAAACTGATGTCTACAGCTTTGGGGTTCTTCTCTTTCAGCTATTAACTGGAAAGGACGTGTACGGTATATCGAATAGAGTGGATTCTACAAATTTAGGGAAGAGGATAAATTTTGAAGAAGCAGCTGAATCCAACATTGCAGAGGGTAGTTCTGTGGATTCGACATATTCAACTGAGACCatagattttataaatattgCAACCGATCCTTATATTGAAGAGGATAGTGTAATTGATATAACGGATCCTATCATTTTAGAAGAACATGGAATTGAGATTCAACAACAGTTGGAAGACTACTTGGATCTTGTTAAAAAATGCACAGCTGACAAGGCAGATGATAGACCCTACATGATTCATGTCGCAAGGGAATTGTGTCGAATGGAAAAGTCTTTTCGCTCTTGGTCAAAATGA